A section of the Oncorhynchus tshawytscha isolate Ot180627B linkage group LG09, Otsh_v2.0, whole genome shotgun sequence genome encodes:
- the prrg2 gene encoding transmembrane gamma-carboxyglutamic acid protein 2 produces the protein MPGLAEICIGMLSLLPLAWARVVYSHNEVFLGQQSASSYLSRSLLWNKWDLELVTPDSLERECIEEVCTYEEAREVFEDTPQTNVFWDTYSSSHNTAPRVDVSGLVAGILAILVSAVIATVLGCYCYKNKAGRTAGSAPVRMVVAGQPAPETVPLAGIIAPGLPSYGEALTRSGQHDAPPPPYSGGAPSVPPDPADNTEITANTEDTE, from the exons ATGCCAGGCTTGGCAGAGATATGTATTGGCATGCTGTCGCTGCTCCCTCTGGCTTGGGCCAGAGTAGTCTACAGCCACAATGAAG TGTTCCTGGGACAACAGTCTGCGTCCTCGTACCTGTCTCGCTCGCTGCTCTGGAACAAATGGGACCTGGAGCTGGTGACGCCAGACAGCCTTGAGAGGGAGTGCATAGAGGAGGTGTGCACCTACGAGGAGGCCAGGGAGGTGTTTGAGGACACACCCCAAACG AATGTATTTTGGGACACATATTCCAGCAGTCACA ATACAGCTCCCAGAGTGGATGTGTCGGGTCTAGTGGCAGGAATCTTGGCTATTCTAGTGTCTGCTGTCATAGCCACGGTGCTGGGCTGCTACTGTTACAAGAACAAAGCTGGTAGGACGGCAGGCAG TGCTCCAGTGAGGATGGTTGTGGCTGGCCAGCCTGCCCCAGAGACAGTGCCTCTGGCTGGGATCATCGCTCCAGGACTGCCCTCCTACGGCGAAGCCCTGACACGCAGTGGGCAGCATGACGCGCCCCCGCCACCTTACTCTGG GGGGGCGCCATCAGTACCTCCTGACCCAGCTGACAATACTGAGATTACTGCAAATACTGAGGACACTGAGTGA